One genomic segment of Buchnera aphidicola (Anoecia oenotherae) includes these proteins:
- a CDS encoding single-stranded DNA-binding protein encodes MASRGVNKVIIIGNLGQDPDVRYMSNGGAVANLTLATSETWKDKNTLEMREKTEWHRVVLFGKLAEVAGEYLKKGSQVYIEGSLQTRKWKDKSGIDRYTTEIIVNIGGTMQMLGNRHSSAVSNNVSNTSFVPKNNKPNKENLNEKKSVVNKSTKYINSKSLENDESIVDFDDDIPF; translated from the coding sequence ATGGCTAGTAGAGGTGTTAATAAAGTTATTATTATTGGTAATTTAGGTCAGGATCCTGATGTTAGATATATGTCTAATGGAGGAGCAGTTGCAAATCTAACATTGGCTACTTCAGAAACTTGGAAAGATAAAAATACGTTAGAAATGAGAGAAAAAACAGAATGGCATAGAGTGGTTTTATTTGGAAAGTTAGCAGAAGTTGCTGGGGAGTATTTAAAGAAAGGATCTCAAGTTTATATAGAAGGTTCATTGCAAACTAGAAAATGGAAGGATAAAAGCGGCATAGATAGGTATACTACTGAAATCATTGTGAACATAGGTGGTACTATGCAAATGTTAGGCAATAGACATTCGTCTGCTGTTTCTAATAACGTTTCTAACACTTCATTTGTTCCTAAAAATAATAAACCAAATAAAGAAAACTTAAATGAAAAAAAATCTGTGGTAAATAAATCAACAAAATATATAAATTCTAAAAGTTTAGAAAATGATGAATCTATAGTAGATTTTGATGATGATATTCCGTTTTAA
- the dnaB gene encoding replicative DNA helicase, translating to MKSNKLFHQKINTFSQNLQVLPHSLEAEQSLLGGLMLDNDYWDSISDRIVADDFFTQSHKLIFKEMQYLLQSGHPIDLITLSESLEQKGKLEIIGRFSYLAELSKNTPSTANITAYADIIKERSIFREIILTANKIIEKSYNPRGKTSEELLDYAESSVFKISEKKLKKNSGPKNVEEILNSTISTIEKMYQTPYHGVTGINTGYKDLNKKTSGLQTSDLIIIAARPSMGKTTFAMNLCENVAMIYDKPVLIFSLEMSGEQIMMRMLASLSRVDQTQIRTGQLDDEDWSRLSGTINILLKKKNMFIDDSTGLTPTEIRSRARRIYRENKGLSLIMVDYLQLMRVPSFGENRNLEIAEISRTLKSLAKELKVPIIALSQLNRSLEQRSDKRPVNSDLRESGSLEQDADLIMFIYRDEIYHENSELKGIAEVIIGKQRNGPIGTIKLTFNGHWSRFDNYSNRNHKN from the coding sequence ATGAAAAGTAATAAATTATTTCACCAAAAAATTAATACTTTTTCTCAAAATTTGCAAGTTCTACCTCATTCATTAGAAGCTGAACAATCTCTTTTAGGAGGTTTAATGCTTGATAATGACTATTGGGATAGTATTTCAGATCGCATAGTAGCTGACGATTTTTTTACACAATCTCATAAATTAATTTTTAAAGAAATGCAATATCTTCTACAATCAGGACATCCCATTGATTTAATTACTTTATCTGAATCACTAGAACAAAAAGGAAAACTAGAAATTATAGGAAGGTTTTCTTATCTAGCAGAATTATCAAAAAACACTCCAAGTACTGCCAATATCACTGCTTATGCAGATATAATTAAAGAAAGATCTATTTTTCGAGAAATTATTCTAACAGCTAACAAAATTATTGAAAAAAGCTATAATCCTAGAGGAAAAACTAGTGAAGAACTACTAGATTATGCAGAATCTAGTGTTTTTAAAATTTCAGAAAAAAAATTAAAAAAAAATTCTGGACCTAAAAACGTTGAGGAAATTCTAAATTCTACTATTTCTACTATCGAAAAAATGTACCAAACTCCTTATCATGGAGTTACTGGAATTAACACTGGATATAAAGATCTAAATAAAAAAACATCTGGGCTCCAAACATCAGATTTAATAATAATAGCTGCTCGTCCTTCTATGGGAAAAACAACGTTTGCTATGAATTTATGTGAAAACGTAGCTATGATCTATGATAAACCTGTTTTAATTTTTAGTTTAGAAATGTCAGGAGAACAAATTATGATGCGGATGCTAGCATCTTTGTCTAGAGTAGATCAAACACAGATACGTACTGGACAACTAGATGATGAAGATTGGTCTAGACTATCAGGTACTATCAATATTCTTTTAAAAAAGAAAAATATGTTCATAGATGATTCAACTGGATTAACACCAACAGAAATAAGGTCTAGGGCTAGAAGAATATACCGAGAAAATAAAGGGTTAAGCTTAATAATGGTTGATTACCTACAATTAATGCGTGTTCCTTCTTTTGGTGAAAATAGAAATTTAGAAATAGCAGAAATATCTAGAACACTTAAATCTTTAGCTAAAGAATTAAAAGTTCCTATTATAGCTTTATCTCAACTTAATAGATCACTAGAACAAAGATCGGATAAACGACCTGTAAATTCAGATTTACGTGAATCTGGTTCTTTAGAACAAGATGCTGATCTTATAATGTTTATCTATAGAGATGAAATATATCACGAAAATAGTGAACTTAAAGGAATAGCAGAAGTAATTATAGGAAAACAAAGAAATGGACCTATAGGAACTATTAAGTTAACTTTTAATGGACATTGGTCTCGATTTGACAATTATTCTAACAGAAATCACAAAAATTAA
- the ruvX gene encoding Holliday junction resolvase RuvX yields the protein MTILAFDFGIKKIGVAIGQTITNTATILNPIQAKNGVPERNSLKKIFKEWNPKYVIIGLPLNLNGKKQKITYKTIKFAKYIRENFLVNIELHDERFTTVEAKLQLIHKYKKKSLIKKIDSLSAVIILESWLCKLTVKNKLKYGF from the coding sequence ATGACAATATTGGCTTTCGATTTTGGAATAAAAAAAATAGGAGTTGCTATTGGACAAACAATAACTAATACAGCAACCATATTAAACCCAATACAAGCAAAGAACGGTGTTCCAGAACGTAATTCTTTAAAAAAAATTTTTAAAGAATGGAATCCAAAATATGTAATAATTGGATTACCATTAAATTTAAATGGAAAAAAACAAAAAATTACTTATAAAACTATTAAATTTGCTAAATACATACGCGAAAATTTTTTAGTAAACATTGAACTACATGATGAACGATTTACTACAGTAGAAGCTAAATTACAGTTAATACATAAGTACAAAAAAAAATCACTAATAAAAAAAATTGATTCTTTATCTGCTGTAATAATATTAGAAAGCTGGTTATGTAAATTAACTGTCAAAAATAAACTAAAATATGGTTTTTAA
- the hemW gene encoding radical SAM family heme chaperone HemW produces the protein MKKLPNLSLYIHIPWCSRKCYYCDFNSYQIKKKIPQKKYIENLLNDLDKDLLIINNRKIKSIFIGGGTPSLFDPEIIEYLICHVKKKLQVSKTAEVTIESNPNTIELKKINQFIKIGINRFSIGIQTFNTKILKSLGREYSRSQVQDLLYNISNIQNINFNIDIMHNLPGQSYNNAIYDLKKIILINPSHISWYELTIEPNTIFFYKKPKNIPNERTNLKILKKGKYMLEKAGYSQYEISSFAKPGFQCIHNKNYWDFNDYIGIGCGAHGKITQINGDIIRTIKNKNIDMFMKGLYLKKKYKIKERDLPIEYFINKFRLLNPIKKICFSSKTNIPYVNIENKIKIAVNQGYLLETQFYWTITKKGINFMNNLLEIFLN, from the coding sequence ATGAAAAAATTACCTAATTTAAGCCTATACATTCATATCCCATGGTGTTCAAGAAAATGTTATTATTGCGACTTTAACTCTTATCAAATAAAAAAAAAAATTCCTCAAAAAAAATATATCGAAAATTTATTAAATGATTTAGATAAAGATTTATTAATTATAAATAACAGAAAAATAAAATCTATTTTTATTGGAGGTGGAACACCTAGTTTATTTGATCCGGAAATAATAGAATATCTGATATGTCATGTAAAAAAAAAGCTACAAGTTTCTAAAACTGCAGAAGTTACTATTGAATCTAACCCTAATACAATAGAACTAAAAAAAATAAATCAATTTATAAAAATCGGAATTAATAGATTTTCTATTGGAATTCAAACTTTTAACACTAAAATACTAAAATCTCTAGGTAGAGAATACAGTCGATCACAAGTACAAGATTTATTGTATAACATATCAAACATTCAAAATATAAATTTTAATATTGATATTATGCATAATTTACCAGGACAATCTTATAACAATGCTATATATGACTTAAAAAAAATAATACTCATAAATCCGTCGCATATTTCATGGTATGAATTAACAATAGAACCCAACACTATTTTTTTTTATAAAAAACCTAAAAATATTCCTAATGAAAGAACTAATTTAAAAATACTCAAAAAAGGAAAATACATGTTAGAAAAAGCTGGATATTCTCAATATGAGATATCTTCTTTTGCGAAACCAGGTTTTCAATGCATACACAATAAAAATTACTGGGATTTTAACGATTATATTGGCATAGGATGTGGCGCTCATGGAAAAATTACTCAAATTAATGGAGATATTATTAGAACTATAAAAAACAAAAATATTGATATGTTTATGAAAGGATTATATTTAAAAAAAAAATATAAAATTAAGGAAAGAGATTTACCTATAGAATATTTTATCAATAAATTTAGATTATTAAATCCTATAAAAAAAATTTGTTTTTCTTCAAAAACTAATATTCCTTATGTAAACATAGAAAATAAAATAAAGATAGCTGTTAACCAAGGATATTTGTTAGAAACACAATTCTACTGGACAATAACTAAAAAAGGAATAAATTTTATGAATAATCTACTAGAAATATTTTTAAATTAA
- the trmB gene encoding tRNA (guanosine(46)-N7)-methyltransferase TrmB, giving the protein MENSFLFTHEVKNHKFLKKINSFVCRRRKIKERHELEIKKYWSLIGMMYTKNFVNLNKFFINEYPLVLEIGFGTGISLVETARRKKNNNYLGIEVYFPGILQCARIIYSLGLKNLRIIYYDATEVFENMIEDFSIERIQIFFPDPWPKNKHKKRRLLNRQFIILLLQKLKRGGDLCISTDCKDYSDDIVKTLSSIKNYLNITILYDSSNKLFFCPTTVFEKKSKLLGKINFYILCKKL; this is encoded by the coding sequence ATGGAAAATAGTTTTTTATTTACGCATGAAGTTAAAAATCATAAATTCTTGAAAAAAATTAATAGTTTTGTATGTAGACGAAGAAAAATAAAAGAACGTCATGAACTAGAAATTAAAAAATATTGGTCTTTAATAGGAATGATGTACACTAAAAATTTTGTTAATTTAAATAAGTTTTTTATTAATGAATATCCTTTAGTATTAGAAATAGGATTTGGAACAGGTATATCTTTAGTTGAAACAGCAAGACGAAAAAAAAACAATAATTATTTAGGTATAGAAGTATATTTTCCGGGAATATTGCAATGTGCACGTATTATTTACTCTTTAGGATTAAAAAATTTACGTATTATATATTATGATGCTACAGAAGTTTTTGAAAATATGATAGAAGATTTTTCTATTGAAAGAATTCAAATTTTTTTTCCTGATCCTTGGCCAAAGAACAAGCACAAAAAAAGAAGATTATTAAATAGGCAATTTATTATTTTACTATTACAAAAATTAAAAAGAGGGGGCGATTTATGCATTTCTACAGATTGCAAAGACTATTCCGATGATATTGTTAAAACATTAAGTAGTATAAAAAATTATTTAAATATAACAATATTGTACGATAGTTCTAACAAACTTTTTTTTTGTCCAACTACAGTCTTTGAAAAAAAAAGTAAGTTGTTAGGAAAAATTAATTTTTATATTTTATGTAAAAAATTATAA